ccctagtacatgtatatttcatactttatataattcatttaatatgTTCTAGTTTCTCTTACCTCTCTCTGCCACATTGGAGGTTTGCCCCTCCATGTGATAGAGTCTTTTTTGAGATTGGGAGAAATCCACGGCGAGTTCATCTGCCGTAATACTGTGGATGCTATTGCTCTTTGTAGCAAAGCCGAAGAACCTATATAACAGAACACAAAATTTTACATGTGTGTAGAAAAGGCAGAAAATTAAATGGATAAAACAGGTACAGTAGCTTacacttttaagaaaaaaaaaatcaaataatcaatttatttctttacgtTTTTAATTCTGTTAATTTCTGATAGTTTTCGTATTACCTGGTTTACTTCAAGACTGGTTATTTCATGCATGAGCGCTTTCGCGCTCAGTATAAATAGATTTACCAGGGAGTATTTGATTAATGTGACGTTTGTTACAAAGCAGTACAGGTCGTGTCTTTGGTTTTCCCTACCCACCCTGacccaaatatattttttgagaTTAACTAATATTTTTGTGTTGTCCTTTATTTGTTTGCTGAATGGATATTAAATgcgatttgtaaaaaaaatctgttttgtttttcaataaattaatcaagaaaatatttattttcgaAGGAATGAAATAAAGGAGAAAATAAATGCGTATTTATGTTTATACATGAATATTCTGATAACTTTTATACTTCACTGACATAGatatatcaaatgtttaataattaacaagattaaatttatgaacaaaaaaaaaaaggtaatgtATAGATCTATATGCCAAATATTGTATGAACTGCAATGACCCACCCATGGGTTCCTCTGTTGTCTCTACTGTGTCCTTGGGCAGTCTGTCCACCAAAAACATAAACACTTTCCTAATCTCAGACTCATTGGAGTACAAAAATGTCTGGTAGCCAATTTCTCCCTTGTATCCCAGTTCCTGTAAATTCAAACAACTTTTAATGTTAATCAGAAAatactgaattttttattttggctTATTACTTGTCCTTCGCATATAGTTTATATTGCcaagttttcattttaatgttattcattaaataaaacaatttttatgatTATACTACAGTTTTTGTGAAGTTACAAATTTAAACTAAAAGCTTGAAGTGTGCAAGTCTAGCTGTAACAGTATCCTGATCATACTCTGTAATATCAATTAAAGTTCTAAACAGAACCTGATTACCTGTATGTAGTTTGCAAGCCCTGTTCCCATGCGGAATCTGGCAGACATGCCACCAGGGAGGGTGTTTGGCAAGTCCACATCTTGCTTTAGGATTGTTTTAATACATTGTACAGCAGATGACACAATTAATTCAGTGGAGAACTCCTTTAGGCTGGCTATCTCATCTTCAATATCACTAAAatggatgtaaaaaaaattacagatatTTCAATTATGAATAGAGAGAGTAGATGGTAATAAAAGGGATAGTGAAATGCCCTggtaacaaaacaaacaaagacATGAAATCTTAACTGGAGATTTATttcatcaagaaaaaaaaaatttatgattcagaagaaaatataaatatatattgtacattttttgaGACAGCTAGCTGGAGGAAAATCTGATGAAACCCCTTTCAATATTCTTAAAAGAATTAAAGCAATTTGTTCACTCAGTCTTCGTTGGTCGGCACATACCACAGACAACAGTAAGTTGCATTCATGGCAGTAAGATGTGCTCAATACATTTATTCACATCAGAATTCTTTTACTTTTTACAGGTTTTAGATAGACATAATATGTTGTTAATGtaacataaaaatacataatttcgattaaaactgaatattttaaatttttttttcagttccaACTTTGTTGTGAATTACTTATTATACagtgaaaaacttaaaaaactgTAAAGTAAGCAATTTGCAGTAATTTTAACACCCCCAAAATCTCAAGGCCACTGAACCGGTCCTTTGCTTTTCAAGAGGCgaaattttcaaatcttaaaacatAAACATCAAAGAATATTCAATATCTTGcgacatattttttcaaattaattgaataaatcaGTTACCAGCCGATTGTTCGAAGggaaacaataataattttatccACCTCCTCCATCTTGTCAAATCATGTGACTTCCATGTGTCGGAGAAAATTCGCATACAGCATCcttttgtaaaaacaattttgaaatcttCTTTCATTAATTCagaataataaattttatttttaatgaatctattttgtaatgaattatttattcatattcataaaaaggattttttctatttatatattCACTGCTGTactgtttgtttacaaatatggCGACTTGGACGGAATTTTTGAAACacgaaaataagaaaatattttattgacataTAATTTTGGGGTTAGATAGTTCGTTTAGCACTCTAGGATAATAACTGCAATGGATGACCAACAGATCGAGTTTTTGAATGACCAGGGTAAGGAATTAAACGATGAACGCGGCTTACATTTGAGCATGTCTGAACAAATAATTTTGCTGTTTTGTGTGAATCTGTGGTctcttttcattcatttttttaaaatccaaatgACAATTAATAAACTGCACTGATTTTAGGGTTGTATTTTGTATACattgcatgtattttattgaattacATATGCATGTCACCTGCATATGTATCCCATCCCcaagtacccaaactccgtcaccataagcagaaaacgtcccgcgtttctctgtaaattattttttgtggtttttatcatttgcaatcactaaatataatctgaaacaatataattcataatattattaacaaagatattttatttttattcaaataagccctctgaatacgacgtttatcacgcgtgcttattatatctcatgaacctaactccgtcacccacatgctctatgatatggcagggaatgaagacacattaacaatttagttaaaactccatttgtatctagtccaagttataataagtaaaaatggtgcatacaatttaattgtatttaatttcaccgaaatgaaatgatcgccagaataaaatatgggtccatgtaacaacaatcacaatggccttttcagaatgtatggatgccgttCGATTTATGTCCTtacttatttcaaatattttatatcattaattaatatattacttattatattatttatttattacatttttagaaatgtatcatattctaaatagcgatataccggatatatctataccctgtataaggcaaaagttacggcatgagcgatttgacgttatcatcaagaatagtgcataaaggctattgcggattgaaaaaaatgtgtattaccttaatcaaaaatgtataacaTGTGATATGTTTCATCTTGACATCTCTAAAAATGGCTGACCACCGTAAATGATCGaatgggcccgcatgtcagaaatatcgatattttagtgcacccgtgaaaaagttttagctgatttcacacaattattggtgcataaaatgaacaaggtttaattctgttattttttgacacattcttaaatttaaccgttgcaaattgttgacatttgattaaagatttttgacatgtaaaaaatgacgtcataatcgtacttgatttcaaacggcgaggagtttcccgaaagtgacggagttagggtagtgacggagttagggggctatgcgataATTGTTTTACATTTGCCCACTTGATATGAATAGAAAATAAACAGTTCTGGGAATGAAGCCATGTCAAATTATCATACTTTgaataaaatcgatcttttggAAGATAGAAACACTTTTTTCTATGCGACTTCACGGAcgattttattttgatctttttcaAAGTTATAACTTTTTAAACGATTGTTTAATTATAAAGTAAACATGTCAGAGTACTCGCCCAGGTGATATTAAACATAATGCGCTTTTTTTCATCAGAAAAATGTAATCCAAGATGAACAAAAAATGAGTCCCATTTAGAAGGTAAAATAGTTATACCATGCAAGCATAAGCCGCCATTAGGTAACcaccaaaagaaaaaatgtcaacatgTTCATTTGCATTTGGTTTTCAGAAAAAACAATCAccttttaaatgattatttagtttttaaagtttattattcattgtttttaCCAATATCACTATTGCTTTGCAGTTAAAAGACTCACTATACAGTTGGCCAAATACAGAAATCAAGAGCTCAAGGATGAAGAAGAGGTAACAAGCTGAAACATTATCCATATATATGTTGCTATACTTTAATTAGATTGATACAGAACTTTGCAGGAacactatatgtacatgtatgtgaacaattttgaacatttttcattatagACAATATATCAAACTATCAGTAGCTGtatattaccggtacatgtatattttgatttttttaacacaatatctcaaatatcatGGATATTGTTGAACTTATTTGgacattccaaatatttaatCTTCAAGGCATTAGTATTCTTAGAAATCAATTTTTCCTTGGATACCCCCCAGTTTTCACTCCTTTAGTTTGAGTTAATGAGTTTTGACTCAGTTTgcatattgtataaaatttgatatatgaaTTGAGTACTGGTAATTAGAAAACGTTTTTCTACTTCAGACACCTCTTGATCAACCAGGTCCCCCTGCACCATGGTTAACAGACAAAAGGTACTATATTCATTGCATCTTACTTCAGTGCATGCTTCTGAAATTGTAAAACATTGTAGTGTTTTATAGCATTTATTTTATCAACTTACTGGTAAACAAAAATTTGTTGCTTGTTCTTTTGTTAACGAGTGTCAGTAATTGCTCTGTCAATGGTAAAGAATACCAATTTTCTTTCTGTAACTAAGTAAGTGCTTGAAacttgaatttgttttattacagtGTCTTGTCTCCACTCATAGAAGAATATGATCAACAGATTCAACAACTGGAGgaagagagagatattttaaaGGTATTGCCTTTGCAGAATATTtatgttcaagtttttttttaaagttgaatgagtattcattttatatcttttaGTTGTTGTTTTAGTGTGGAATATTGTTTTTTGCAATTATCAGTAATCTTTGAGTTAAAACATATCCTTTGCGTGTAATATCATAAAGTTATACATAGATAAATATTTCTCTAATGTTGTTTTAATCTTTATGATTAGCTGTTTTACTTGAGCTAGCATTATTCTTTCTTAGGATGAACTGGCTCGCTTGAAACCAGAATTTGAAAGATTGATCTCAGAGAATAATAAGCTAGTCCAAGATTTAAGGAAAACTGTTGAGAACCAGTTAGGAGGAGCTAGCGATGGAGAGTTCTCTCCCTCTAATGACCAGGAGCAAATCCTCCAGAATCTGCAAATGCAGGCAGAGAGTGCGTTACAGGTATGAGAAGGGACTAAAACAAATAGAAACAGACACAAACACTGTCTTGCAGCAACAAATATGGACTGCCCCAGCAAATAACCtattatgacataaaatgtttcgGAGCAACCATTTTTTTTGCAACCGAGTGAATATGGATACATTGTAATTTTAAGCAAATGTTATAAACATTAGAAGACTGGTTCAGGATGAGAAATATTGGTGACAATGAGATGAATTAAATCTTGCCAAATGATTCTAAGTAGTTACACATGTATTATGTTCTATCTGCTTTAGTGTTGATAATGTAGTATGTAAGCATACAAATCAAAGAGCTACAAAACTTAcactttcatttattttctttgtttttcaggAAAAAGATGCTGCCTTGGATAGGTGGCAGGAAGCAGACCAGGAAATCGATCGCCTTCAGAGAGAACTACAGGTACAGGCTAACACAAGTTTGATGCTGTATAAAGATATTTACCTACCGGGTAATCTGGAActcaattcaaagaaaaaagcgatttttattgatatatgttTATCATTTGACTTTTCATTGATCTAGATATTGTATTTGTGATTATACTGTATGTGCATTTACTGATAAGCAGTGTATGATATTAAATATGActgaaattgatatttaaaatttttttaataatagaaTGAAAAGGACAGTCACCAGTGGAGAGTTGTTGAACAACAGGCCCACCAGGTATATGCACATGTGTCTGTTATACGTGTCAGgaaaataaaaggattttttttaaatcagcaaTGTGtgcttttcttgattttaagcTGATTATAATTTTTTGCATTTAGTTTAGAATCCACAGTATTTTACATTATCCACGAATAATAGAATCTTCAAATGATATCTTCGTTTACAGATGCAGTCGGAATACTATGAGACAGTCACAGTGTTAAATAAAGAAATCGAAGCATTACAGAATGACTTGCGGTAAGTAATGGAACGTACTTTGCCATACatcatgtacatgaatattttattattttgaactgTGTGTATGAGATATCATGATTTTgagataattaatttttttgacaGGTCCACTCGAGACCAACTGGACATGGCTAACACAGAGGTCAGAGAGCTAAAGAGATCCAACAAAGATATTGAGCAGCAACTTATATGGAAGGTACTTATAGTTCCTTCTTAAAGAAATTCTAGCTGTTTGTATTTCTTGTAATGATTGCATACCAAATGCAACATTACTCTATCTTGTATTGTTTTCATGCCAATTGCTCTATCTTCCTTGCAACCACCAGACTGAGTTGTGTTCATAACTCTATAAATGCAGTTGCTCTTGtcaaaggttttaaaaaagtaaatcaaaactaaaatacaaacaaatgtAGTGGACAATACTACAGTGATTACAGCATTGTGAACAGCAACTGCTCTGCGTATGGACCCTGATGCAGCAATATGCATCAGTGAATATGCCAGCCAAGCAATGGCAGTTTATATAGCAATGTTCGCTGAATGCTTAAATGTCTTTAAATGTGAGCATCCACTTTAAAAATTAGGTGCAAGCATATATAAATACTCCAAATATTTGCATAGGACACTGACTCTTAAACCTCTTGCATTAATCCAATAACAGATTACTGATCATAATCCCATTAATATTAACCTGTGATAAAGGAGTCTCATATTTACCGGTACATGGATTTAATTGCATTTGATCTAGATGTATTAATTAAGTTTAGAGATAAATTTAAGGAATTTTGACTCTCAATGCAGGACCAAGAAATAGCCGATGTCATCTTCAAGGAAGGAATGTCAGATTCCAGAGTAGGGGAACTGAAGAAAATAATGGATGACACCTCACAGAAGTAAGTAGCATAGAACAACATCTAGTTCATTTTGTTTAGCCACTGTTTGTTTTACTTAGATGAgacatttggggggggggggggggggttacttaataaaaagaatttatgaATAGAATAATTAGGTTATAAGTTTTGACTGTTAAATGGTTGGGTTTCTGACTTTGGTTATAATCATGTTTTCACAAAATGCCTACTTCTGTTTGCTTGCAGGTTGTCATCCGCATTGAAAGAGTTGGACAATGTCAAGACAGAGAAGATTGCATTGGAAGTCAGAGTTACAGAGCTGAAAAAACGGGGGTAagttgtaaaatacatgtacatgtactacatgtttTTTGGTTCATAAACCTTTTACAAATACGTGTTCTGTATTtgaatatgtggaatgtaatcGTATGATCATGTTTATgagtgtctttttttttttacctcaaaAAATTTGTCACTATCATTTAAGGGATGAGTTGGAGAAGAAAGAGTTTGATTATGTAGCTCAGGTCAGGGATGCTGTACAGATGGTGGAGAATTCAGTAATAGAGAAAGACCAGGTTAGAGCAGTCACCACTGTTGGAAACCCATGACCAGTCTTACATAAGCTTTTAAATTAATACTGGTTTTGACCAACTCGCTGAAATTTTTTATTCcccattaataatttttatttcaaaccacTTTTTCACAGTGTCACAAACTAAATTTTACCAATCACGCTTATGCCTGGGCATGCATCTGTAAATAACTGCATGTTTTcaagctgcaggtctgtagctcccggtttGAAAAAATTCGCATGAATGActtgggagctacagtgcctcccataatCAAACCAAAACTaatgcaattttttgtgcgccatAGATGTTTTATTATGGGAGGCACTGTTTCTCCCAGGTCGATGATCATagttttttcagaccaggagctacagacctgcagccaCATGTTTTTCATAACATGCCCTATATTTTTATTACCCGATAAAGCTGAAGAGTTTTGTTCCAATATTGATGCATTAATAATGGTATTTATGAAAACATGAAAAGTTCATTGAGTTGGCCCAAGGTCAGCAAGCAAGACTATATAAGTGATGGGTTTCCAAAGATAGAGCAACCACATTCATGTGTATGGTGATCATTTGACCACGGTCATTTgtcaattttacatatttttcatttctcatCATATAATAACTGATGTAAAGCGAAATTGAATTACTGCTacataatatgaatgaatttcaGTCCCATATATTTCTCAACTTCTTTCCTGTTTTGAATTGCTCTTCAAGAttcttgtttcatattttgatagaaataaaattttaggcttgtttgttgaaaaaaacAGTATGGCATTACAAGTACATTTAATAATCTTTTGTATATTCTGTCCATAAAAGACTTAATAATTTTTTCCAAACTTGATATAACACAGGCTGAAATGGAGGTTAAACAAAAAGAAGAGGAGATAGAGAAACTACAAGAGGCTCTGAATAAACTGATCAATGATGCTGGGGTCAGAACAAGACAAGAGGTATGTATCATTTACTTACAGTGCTGTACTAATCAAACAAGTCCCTGTTGTTGTTACAGATTAacctatatatatgtatgtatcatTTGTAGGTGGACAGTGTCAGAAAACAGTGCAATGAGAGAATTTCAAAACTGACGGTGGAACTGCACACACTGGAAATGGTATGAGTCAATAATTATTTGATCATTGTGCAATGAATTAAGATAAACTGAACAGCATTTAGTTTGAAGATAGGCTGTGTCActcttaaaatttgaattttttaaaatgtatgtataGATTTAAAAGATCAATTTATCATAAAGAGTTAATGCTGTATATGTCAAGGGAAGTAACTCATCCCACAGaatttgaagtacatgtacattaagaaTAGTGAAATAACATGCAAGTTCACTAAATTTTCTCATGTGACTTGGGTTATTTTTTAGGACAATGCAGAGAAAGAAGAACAGATAAAGAGGGCCCTACGAGACAAGCGTAATGTTGAAGCTGAGTTAGAGAAGGTaggattttttgtttataattagtAATAAATTGATGAACATTGCAGGGAGAAGTATGCAGCCTCCAAGAAATTTAAGAgagtattttgaaaattgatatgGATACTCTTTGTGTTGCACAGGTTATAAAGGAAGGCTATGCTCAAGCAGTCAAAGACAAGGGGGCTTATGAGGACATCAACAGAAGAGCTATACAGGCTGAGAGAATGCGGGATGAACTCCTAGTCAAAGTGGATAACCTGACTAGTTCACTCAGAAGAGAGGAAATGAAGTAGGTCACTTGTACCTGACACTTTCATTGATTCAAAAACaggtatttaaaatattgagaATGACAAGATGCTGTAATCTaacttttatgttttttatcttATAATTTAGCCAAGAACAAGTAAAATCAAAGCTAGAAAAAGAATTGGCAGAACTCAGGCAAAGAAAAGCAGCAATGGACGTTGATTTTGAGCATTTGAATGAAGACAGGATAAAATTTCAGAACGATGTGGATGAGATGAAGAAGAGAGTAGGGTTAGCAGAGAAGGACAAAGAGACTGCACAGAGGAAATACCAGAAAGAGGTATTAATAGAATTTTGTTAATCAGTAATAGTTGGATGACAAAAGAAAGGGAACTTcctagattttatttttcattatacatcgcaatgaaaacattcagttgggtttttaacccccccccccctcccagcTGCTCAATCAAGTTTGTGCAGTATTGGATATTCTGACCTCAATCATCAAAAATCACTACAATATTGAtgcagtatatgtattgatctCATCTGTCAAAATCCACTACAGATGGCCATCCTGGAGAATGACATGCAGCAGAAGATACAGGACTATGAGGTCAGGCTGCAGTGCTCTGATGAAGCCAGCAGGAAAACCATTGGAGAACTGAGGAACCTGCTGCAGGGCCAGCAGAGGATGAGTGCCAGGTTAGTAACAATAAAACAAACTGGAGCAATATTTCTCTGTTGACTTTCATgcaattcatgttttaaaatattgtttacctGGTTGAAGAGTTAACATTTATGTCTAACAAACTGGAACAATATTTCTCTGTTGACTTTCATgcaattcatgttttaaaatattgtttacctGGTTGAAGAGTTCACATTTATGTCTAACCTAGCTGAGAGATCCTTTGTGTACATTTATGCAAGGATGAAAAACATgtacgatacatgtatgtgagaAGCATTAATATACTTGCACACTGATGTACCGgtagatatttttatttgaagataTTAAAATACATCGATCAATCCATTTTGCATTTgggatattttttaatttctttgtttttctcagATGGAAAGAAGAGTGTCAGTCCATTACAGAGAAGTTCGAGTGCAAAATAAACGATCTGAGATCCGAGGTCAGTCACCTGAAGAAGAGGAATGATGAACTAACGTCTCTCCTACGGGAAAGTCAAACCAAGACCCTGGAGGTAGGCACAACTTGATGCAGTTACACTGTTATCTCCCTTAAAGATAGTTTTCTCCTAACTTATGAATCTGTTTAAATCATTTCAGGCTGAGAGGATGATTACAGATTatgctaaaaatatatacagGATAGAGGAGCGTATGCGCGACTCTGAAGCCAGAGCAGCAGAAGCTTCAAAACAGGTtagttatgtatatatatgtcaGTCTGTAAAGTTATGGTAGAGAAGGCAAATAGAAATAATCAtaagtttttaaattcaataatttttaaatataatatgacTGGTAGGTATTTAGAAgtaactttcaattttttatgcaagttctaaaatagtgaataactcaattggatttttttgagaggggggggggggggtaaaaagtTAAGTTTAACAATAgccttttaaattttaatcaaccaggcagattttaaaacaatgcagCAGTGCCTGAAACCAATCTcacatgtaaaacaaataattttatattctatacatgtaaacaaaatgtttttatctttcaataGTTAGCGCGACAGTCTGTCAGAGAGAGACAAATGGCAAATGAAAAGAGAAGCTTGATGCAAGAATTGCAGAGAAGCACAATGGAAAGCTCTATAAAGTAAGTCTTTATTTTGTCAGTAATACCGGTACTCTAATAAGGGATTATGAATTCTCTACTCTTCATAGCTTTCATATAAGTATGCATTTTATGTAAGAATGTCATCTTTAGACAAAGTATAAAagattaaattcaatataataaACCACCAATTACATATGAACTACCCGGtcaatgtttttacatgtacagttttcttttttgggggggtgggggtgagaACTATATTATATCTGATAAATAGAGACATATTTTCAGTGCTGTATTGCCACAGTAATTTATATGTggaattttctttctttttatgtaGCAGGAATCCAGATGCTTTACTAGTGAGCGACCTTGCCTCCAGCCACCACTCTGTGAAGTCTGTCAACGCATCATGACAAGAAATAGATCCAGACATCCAGTTCAGAGATAGGCCCTTATCACATTCAGTGCCAATTACTGCCAATGCCAACCTGTGATATCACCACTGACATACAAGATATTTATTGTAATCTCTAAAAATAACCTCACACAAAACTGTGTCCGTTTTAAATGGAGattaccatgtacatgtattgtggaATATCTAGTGGACTATATACAACCCCGATATAACTAATG
The nucleotide sequence above comes from Magallana gigas chromosome 2, xbMagGiga1.1, whole genome shotgun sequence. Encoded proteins:
- the LOC105335796 gene encoding sodium channel and clathrin linker 1 isoform X1; this translates as MDDQQIEFLNDQVKRLTIQLAKYRNQELKDEEETPLDQPGPPAPWLTDKSVLSPLIEEYDQQIQQLEEERDILKDELARLKPEFERLISENNKLVQDLRKTVENQLGGASDGEFSPSNDQEQILQNLQMQAESALQEKDAALDRWQEADQEIDRLQRELQNEKDSHQWRVVEQQAHQMQSEYYETVTVLNKEIEALQNDLRSTRDQLDMANTEVRELKRSNKDIEQQLIWKDQEIADVIFKEGMSDSRVGELKKIMDDTSQKLSSALKELDNVKTEKIALEVRVTELKKRGDELEKKEFDYVAQVRDAVQMVENSVIEKDQAEMEVKQKEEEIEKLQEALNKLINDAGVRTRQEVDSVRKQCNERISKLTVELHTLEMDNAEKEEQIKRALRDKRNVEAELEKVIKEGYAQAVKDKGAYEDINRRAIQAERMRDELLVKVDNLTSSLRREEMNQEQVKSKLEKELAELRQRKAAMDVDFEHLNEDRIKFQNDVDEMKKRVGLAEKDKETAQRKYQKEMAILENDMQQKIQDYEVRLQCSDEASRKTIGELRNLLQGQQRMSARWKEECQSITEKFECKINDLRSEVSHLKKRNDELTSLLRESQTKTLEAERMITDYAKNIYRIEERMRDSEARAAEASKQLARQSVRERQMANEKRSLMQELQRSTMESSINRNPDALLVSDLASSHHSVKSVNAS
- the LOC105335796 gene encoding sodium channel and clathrin linker 1 isoform X2, translated to MDKTVKRLTIQLAKYRNQELKDEEETPLDQPGPPAPWLTDKSVLSPLIEEYDQQIQQLEEERDILKDELARLKPEFERLISENNKLVQDLRKTVENQLGGASDGEFSPSNDQEQILQNLQMQAESALQEKDAALDRWQEADQEIDRLQRELQNEKDSHQWRVVEQQAHQMQSEYYETVTVLNKEIEALQNDLRSTRDQLDMANTEVRELKRSNKDIEQQLIWKDQEIADVIFKEGMSDSRVGELKKIMDDTSQKLSSALKELDNVKTEKIALEVRVTELKKRGDELEKKEFDYVAQVRDAVQMVENSVIEKDQAEMEVKQKEEEIEKLQEALNKLINDAGVRTRQEVDSVRKQCNERISKLTVELHTLEMDNAEKEEQIKRALRDKRNVEAELEKVIKEGYAQAVKDKGAYEDINRRAIQAERMRDELLVKVDNLTSSLRREEMNQEQVKSKLEKELAELRQRKAAMDVDFEHLNEDRIKFQNDVDEMKKRVGLAEKDKETAQRKYQKEMAILENDMQQKIQDYEVRLQCSDEASRKTIGELRNLLQGQQRMSARWKEECQSITEKFECKINDLRSEVSHLKKRNDELTSLLRESQTKTLEAERMITDYAKNIYRIEERMRDSEARAAEASKQLARQSVRERQMANEKRSLMQELQRSTMESSINRNPDALLVSDLASSHHSVKSVNAS